Sequence from the Diadema setosum chromosome 18, eeDiaSeto1, whole genome shotgun sequence genome:
AGACGATACTATGTTGATGCTGCATAGGACTCACGGATTCAAAACGATGAATGTAAGTGACACAGTCGCTAGATTTCTTCTCAATATAATAACAACACATGGAATCAACCCACCCGACTGAGGGCAGATTTGTAACCGGCCTTTAGGTTGTAAGGGCGCGGTAAAGCTAGACAGTGGTGAGAACCTGCGCCGCGAATCTAGACAAAGCTAATGAACGCAGCATTCCCACAAAATACTAAAGTTTTCGTGTTTTGATGAGCGCTACCTGTCAAAAACAGTGTTTCGAGCTAGTCATGTTTTTACGTCGTACAAAATTGCTAAATCAATTCAGTTATCGCTGTCGGCACCAAATAATCTAATCAGAGTGTCTGCCTCTGTGGTTTTCAATGTGCATCCTTCGTCCTGAAGAAATGATGTAAACACACAGTCGTGCAGTTCAGTACTTAGAACCAGTTGGTCACCATATCCCAACTTCAACCCACGCCACTATCTTACAGGCAGCCTCTCTAAACAGCTCGACTGCATGCCGTTTTGCTAACTTCCAATCAGAAATGACAGGTAAATGACTCGTATGGATGAGGAAACGAGATAGTATTGATGTCACGAGGCAAAGAGCTCTAAATGGATTATCAGGGgccataggcgccggaagtgggggggcagggggggcggccgcccccccaatccaaaaagtgggggggcaaaacgcatttttgcccccccaaaaagccccccccaaaaaaaaaaagaaaataataataataataaaaaaaatgaataaacaaagaaaataaaataaatatgtatataaaaatatgagtaaaagggaaaaatatggctacaaacggcagcttttggactgtaaaatgtcaaaattttcaagctcgctcgcttcgctcgcttgcatccagcagttgagcccggtgcgcctcccccttaatttataaagcgaaaaacatagctacgacggcagttgttggactctagaatgtcaacattttcaagctcgctcgcttcgctcgctcgcattgaatcgttatgccactctcctaacgttgctgccagtaattgccagcagttgtgcccgatgccccccttaatttccaaagcgaaagatatagctactaaacgggagtttttggactgcaacatgtcaaaattttcaagctcgctcgcttcgctcgctcgcattgaatcgttatgccactctcctataacgttgctgccagtaattgccagaagttgcgcccgatgccccccccccttaatttccaaagcgaaagatataactacaaacgggagtttttgaattgtaaaatgtcaaaattctcaagctcgttcgctttgctcgctcgcattgaatcgttatgccattctcctaatgttgctgccaataattgccagcagttgcgcccgatgcgcccccatttatttccaaagcgaaattagctacaattaaaacttcagttttggaactgtagaatatcaaaattttcaagctcgctcgcttcgctcgctcgcattttattgttatgccattcaccttatgttgctgacagtatataatttgtcgatcgtttcacaccgtcatttcataatccatgtaaggaaaacttacaatgttcctcaatgactgagttgttgaatgtatcacattccgtaatgtattgtagtcccattattgctcacgcacacacgcacttgtaagcatacagaccgtctaaaattactttatggttcccccatgtttcgacccaccgtacgccactttacatatatatatatatatatctctctatatatatatatatatatatatatatatatacatatatatatatatatatgtatatatacacacacacatatatatatatatctatatatatatatatatatttatatatataatagatgtgtgtgcgtgtgtgtgtgtgtgtgtgtgtatgtgtatattgtgtaacatatgtatggtctaatcttgagccccctccaatgtttgcccccccaatccaaaactgcttccggcgcgcctgtcAGGGGCTATCAGGAGCTATAGATGCACGAAGTCTCCGCGATGTCGAGGCGTTCAAACAATTCTACTCCGGAAGCTCAAGatgttatataatatattaatGTCTCACACACTAATATCAGTTAGTCTTTCTGACCTTATATTTCCGCATCATTGCAGATTCAtactctctatctctcactaTCCCACCACCCCTCCCTTTCTTCTTATCACACACTCTCTTACCcctttctttacattttctctaACTCGAATATGCTgggtcttctttcttttcccacATAATGTTCGTACACTGCAAGTTGCTCGAATGGGACAAATTCGATTCATTATGATGTTTGCAATAGTTATCAACTTTCGAGCTTATGTGATGAGTCTCTGCAACACGCACACATTCATACGCATTCACACACTGTCTcaattctctccccccccctccccccccccccccaccactccCTATTTTCTCGCGACCAAAGTTCGTTACGCGTCTAAaagatgtattttcttttgccCTTGGTGTTGAAATTCCTCGTGATCTTCTTCATGTAGCGTTTCTTTTCCTTGGCGATGTGTTTCTTGGCGCATGCCTTCTTCTGCGGTTTCAATAGCGCCATCATTTGATCACAAATGACCAGGTCTATCAAATCTGGACACGCCGCTCCTTGGTTTTTCGGCTGCTGCAGAACGACCCGGAAGCGTCTCTTGAGCCCCACCTTGCAGGTGTGGTCGCAAGGGCTCCAGGCACCCCAGTTGGTCACTTCGCAGTCCAGTGGGGTCAGGACTTGGTCCGTTGGCGTCACTCCACCTTTTGGATCcgattttgaaataaaaacaaaacacaaacacacaactttAATTTTCAAGCACCTGTGGATGGGCAAAGACGTCGGCTTGCCGAATGATGTGTAGGCTGTGCGGACTGAATGAAGTGGGTAGTCATGGGAATTAACAAACCTTACGACGCAAAATCAAATTGCTGAAAACAACTTTAGTATCGAACACTATTTGGTTACCATTAGAGCATTTATCAAAACTATTCTGACTTCAAGCtgcaaaattatttcataaaatttgaacTTGACAACATGACCGTTATTGAGATACATTATCACCACCAAGTCCACTTATTATTTATTAAATTTCTTGATAATCTTacaatttgaaaatatgaaaatatgaataattgcTTATCCTTTGTAATGTAAAACATGTACGTATAAGATGTTATTCCTTTGTAATGTAAAACAATTGCGCGTAAGATCTTATTCCTTGGTAATCTCACTGAGGGTCAGTGGGTAATTCTGTTCGGGACCTGTTTCTCACCTCGCCCAGTGCTTGGGCTGAGGCTGCTGTTAGAAAGCTCTGGTATTAGTCCTCAAACTTTGGCAGAACATGGAAGAAAAGAGATAATAATCAAATGGCGCCCACACTGAGATTTGAGAATGATGTTACTCTGTCTCGTCCTTAGGGATAGAGTTATAGATACTGATAATCTGCTTACCTTTGGACGAGTCCCTGTTTTTGTCGCTCTTCGAAACCTCTCTGCTGCCCTCTTCGCTGACCGTCATACCAGTGTCTCGCAGCACCGTCATCCAGGCAGGTTGGGCGTTCTGCGCCCGTCTGAGCGTGACGTGAGCAATCCTCGGCAGATGGGCTAGGCGCGGATAGTAGAAAGAGTTGGCGGGATGGCTCGGCTTGCTCGACGTGATCTCGGTGATCGGGCGGCGGTGCGGCTCGGGGTAGTCCGGCGAAGTAAACATGAACCCTTGATCGGTTCCGGCGTCGTAGGGATGTAGGTCAAGGGTCAACTCTTGCAGCCACTCGCCGTTCTGGCAGAGGTCGAGGCCCGACAGACCCACAAACCAGTCTGGACTTGGGTCAATGCGGACAGCGAAGGACATCTATGAACCCATTGGGCAGAGAGACAGATAAACAAATTGAAACGATTTAgtcggataaaaaaaaagagagaatgaaacGAGACTTCGATGATGCAgtagccatggcaacaaaacAAGAGTCCCATCGAGAAAGAAACACGATGAGAGAGTtatgaagaaaagagagaacGAGCGAGACAGGGAGAGGAAACTTTGATATTAGAGCAGTTCGATGCATCTGTTCGCCCCGTGGATTTGACCTCTGTGCGCTCTCCCACGCCTACACACAATTTATTACCAGATCATTATTTCTGATCATTTCGAACCGTCGAAGTGTTACGAATCCTGCAACCAGGGTGGTATTCCAGGTGCAAGAGAATGACGTGGAGCGGAAAATGACGGGAGACAGGTGTACCATTATGTCACCACCGTCTCTTTTCCAAATGAGTGAATTGAAAAATTGGATACGGGCCTCGTTAATCTGTTAATCGCTGTATTGTTCAGCACTTGGCACTCTAGGGTTTACATCAGGTACGATGGTACAGCGTCTCTATATTTATACAACAAAACACATGAGGCAGAAAGAGCTTATTCTCATATTCATattgtttgtgtggtttttttttttcttgttctagGAGGAGGTGAAGGAAATGGATAAACATCCATCCACCGCATAGTAGATTTATCTTTAATCGTGACGGGGATGTGACATTAAAGAGCTGTGGTTTCTGCTTACATTTAACAGAAGAATGTTTCGGAGTTTCAAATTTCAATGAAAGATCGTGAATTTTGTTCATCTACACTGATCCTTCAAAATCTATATTTTCCACAATATGTTATTCAAATAGTGCAATTAACCGAGCGCATGTTGACACATGCAGCTAATGCAGCGCACGTATACATGGCGGCAACGCTGCTGCCACTCACTGACATAGGTAATGGGCAAGATTATAATGCGTTGATAAGGTAGAATAATGTGAAACACCGACCAAATTATTGCAAATTATTAGTACGATTAGCAGCGCGTAACGTCACCTATGATGAGTATACATGACACAATTAAGTAACCTGTACATATCATTGAGAAGTGAAACATTTGATCTTTACTCGCTGGTCTCACTCTGTATCTTTGCCGGTTAGACCTACTTGCACGGATACAAGAAACCTACATGTAGATGTGAATCATCGTGTTGCATTGAAAATCTCTTACATTATATTAACACAATTACCCAACTAGCAACAGGTCGAATTTGCGGTAAAGGTGGGTAC
This genomic interval carries:
- the LOC140241960 gene encoding spondin-2-like, with amino-acid sequence MIPSTVSLLPAWFCLVNFLRVASGACTSSEITATYNMVFFGDWSKGAFPKQYPTFRKSAQWSPLMGVVHNNRFTMWEENRVSSGPFAHFAEGTDFGGLRRAFSSPDVFTTIGSDRITQGVGTSSTQFSVNREFPKMSFAVRIDPSPDWFVGLSGLDLCQNGEWLQELTLDLHPYDAGTDQGFMFTSPDYPEPHRRPITEITSSKPSHPANSFYYPRLAHLPRIAHVTLRRAQNAQPAWMTVLRDTGMTVSEEGSREVSKSDKNRDSFFISKSDPKGGVTPTDQVLTPLDCEVTNWGAWSPCDHTCKVGLKRRFRVVLQQPKNQGAACPDLIDLVICDQMMALLKPQKKACAKKHIAKEKKRYMKKITRNFNTKGKRKYIF